In the genome of Hydractinia symbiolongicarpus strain clone_291-10 chromosome 5, HSymV2.1, whole genome shotgun sequence, one region contains:
- the LOC130645819 gene encoding uncharacterized protein LOC130645819: MENIIQLFSKLRLALEKGFDPNFVLKTKQIICFEQLINGNDTLAVLPTGYGKSILYQLLPFVMPLQKKRNIVIVVSPLNAIIEDQQKILSQRGVEVATLTYEREECTEDLFAHLNTEDPVEPNFKVSHEIKNGDIDFLFGHPEAFLSHTGRNLLKSKIYQDNVVACVVDEAHCVELWGLEFRKSFQDLVVLNTIFQDRPMLALTATAGDKMIFKIIKDLSLQNCKIVKASPNRRNVFLSVKKRLPNNYGVKSYEQILLPIATKLNETRQDYPITIIYMGLKYCGYAYKLFDMVIENPFCENEITPRAKLYAQFHASTTSCMKEDILEELKSLNSRIRVVFATTAFGMGVNVPQVTNIIHISPPSKLESYIQEIGRAGRNGAQSNAILYYNNSDISKNNLKMDESIKKYCQGTDCLRKSLLKYFSFKCETQDNCCENCNPTTTEDFSPVHHIQMSDIDRESIRLELEMINVEKEEDSHLLTFEFNLTHDVIGKISNNFHLITCERDLLHKFDVWDERYLTKIFDVIRKYLNL; the protein is encoded by the exons ATGGAAAATATAATACAACTTTTTTCCAAACTTCGACTTGCTCTAGAGAAAGGTTTTGACCCAAATTTTGTGTTAAAGACCAAACAAATCATTTGCTTTGAACAACTAATTAATGGAAACGATACTCTTGCGGTTTTGCCTACTGGATATGGGAAATCCATTTTGTACCAGTTACTTCCTTTTGTAATGCCTTTACAGAAGAAAAGAAACATAGTGATTGTTGTTAGCCCTCTCAACGCTATCATTGAGgatcaacaaaaaattttgaGCCAAAGAGGTGTAGAAGTTGCTACACTTACTTATGAAAGGGAAGAATGTACAGAAGATCTTTTTGCACATTTGAATACGGAAGATCCTGTCGaaccaaatttcaaagtttcacatgaaataaaaaatggagatattgattttttatttggaCATCCAGAAGCATTTTTGTCACACACAGGAAGAAATTtactaaaatcaaaaatttatcaGGATAATGTTGTTGCATGTGTAGTAGACGAGGCACATTGTGTGGAATTGTG GGGACTGGAATTTAGAAAAAGCTTTCAAGATTTGGTTGTCTTAAACACCATCTTTCAAGATCGCCCTATGCTTGCATTAACCGCAACTGCGGGAGATAAAatgattttcaaaattataaaagaCTTATCTCTACAGAACTGCAAAATTGTAAAAGCCTCACCAAATCGTAGAAATGTGTTTCTAAGTGTAAAAAAACGACTTCCAAACAACTATGGTGTAAAAAGTTATGAACAAATTCTATTACCAATAGCAACAAAATTAAACGAAACAAGACAAGATTACCCTATCACAATTATATATATGGGTTTAAAATATTGTGGATATGCATATAAACTTTTTGACATGGTTATTGAAAATCCCTTCTGTGAAAACGAGATAACTCCAAGAGCTAAATTGTATGCTCAATTTCATGCATCAACCACTTCGTGTATGAAAGAAGATATTTTGGAAGAATTGAAATCCTTAAACTCTCGAATAAGGGTAGTATTTGCAACCACTGCTTTTGGTATGGGTGTTAATGTACCTCAGGTTACTAACATTATTCATATTTCTCCCCCATCAAAACTGGAAAGTTACATACAAGAAATTGGACGTGCAGGGAGAAATGGTGCACAATCAAATGCCATATTGTACTACAACAACTCTGAcatcagtaaaaataatttaaaaatggatgaatcaattaaaaaatattgtcaagGGACTGATTGTCTCAGAAAATCATTGCTCAAATACTTCAGTTTTAAATGCGAAACACAAGACAATTGTTGTGAAAACTGTAATCCTACGACAACTGAAGATTTTTCTCCTGTTCATCATATACAAATGTCAGATATTGATAGAGAATCAATACGTTTAGAGCTAGAAATGATTAATGTTGAAAAGGAAGAAGACTCTCATTTATTAACATTTGAGTTTAATTTGACACATGATGTTATTGGAAAAATTTCCAACAATTTTCATTTAATAACTTGTGAACGTGATTTATTgcataaatttgatgtttggGATGAAAGgtatttgacaaaaatttttgatgtcatcagaaaatatttgaatctataa